From a single Candidatus Defluviilinea gracilis genomic region:
- a CDS encoding cyclic-di-AMP receptor, translating into MKMIILIIKDSDSDHVTQALTTADYRVTRVASTGGFLRSGVVTLLLGVDDDRVDSAIALIREKMGKSTSDEKRATLFVVPVEKFEQV; encoded by the coding sequence ATGAAAATGATCATCCTCATCATCAAAGACAGCGACTCGGACCACGTGACGCAAGCCCTCACCACGGCGGACTATCGCGTCACGCGCGTCGCCTCCACGGGCGGATTCCTCCGCAGTGGAGTCGTCACCCTGCTCCTCGGCGTGGACGACGACCGTGTCGACTCTGCCATCGCGCTGATCCGCGAGAAGATGGGCAAATCCACATCGGACGAAAAACGCGCCACGTTGTTCGTTGTCCCTGTAGAGAAGTTCGAGCAGGTATAA
- a CDS encoding cyclic-di-AMP receptor, giving the protein MNDIKHLMLAVVQEQDHEAATRALEKLNVPVAFFASAGGFLGRRNATLLIGLHKGREEEAIKALEDSCRQRIEYLTLPLEGSPLPMPAPVPVTVGGATIFALPVERFEEI; this is encoded by the coding sequence ATGAACGACATCAAACATCTCATGCTTGCCGTTGTGCAGGAACAAGACCACGAAGCTGCCACACGCGCCCTCGAAAAATTGAACGTGCCTGTGGCGTTCTTCGCCAGCGCGGGCGGATTCCTCGGTCGGCGCAACGCGACCCTGCTCATCGGTCTGCACAAAGGACGCGAGGAAGAGGCGATCAAAGCGCTCGAGGACTCGTGCCGCCAGCGGATCGAATATCTCACTCTTCCGCTCGAAGGCTCGCCTCTGCCGATGCCCGCGCCCGTCCCCGTCACCGTCGGCGGCGCGACGATCTTCGCGTTACCTGTGGAACGATTTGAAGAAATATAG
- a CDS encoding single-stranded DNA-binding protein, giving the protein MPALNRVQLIGNLGKDPESKFTPTGKKVAHFSIAVNNRWKGKDGESKEYTEWVNVEAWGRLGEICQQYLKKGSLVYIEGRLKTDKYEDKGETKYFTKVVALTMQMLDRKPSDEPVMTVEEEAADYEA; this is encoded by the coding sequence ATGCCAGCGCTAAACCGAGTTCAGTTGATTGGCAACCTGGGGAAGGATCCCGAAAGCAAGTTCACCCCTACGGGGAAGAAAGTGGCTCATTTCAGCATCGCCGTCAATAACCGCTGGAAAGGCAAGGATGGCGAGAGCAAGGAATACACGGAATGGGTCAACGTGGAAGCATGGGGACGGCTCGGCGAGATCTGCCAGCAATACCTGAAGAAGGGAAGTCTCGTCTACATTGAAGGTCGCTTGAAGACCGACAAGTACGAAGACAAAGGCGAGACCAAGTACTTCACCAAGGTGGTTGCGCTCACGATGCAGATGCTCGACCGTAAACCCAGCGATGAACCCGTAATGACGGTGGAAGAAGAAGCCGCAGATTACGAGGCGTAA
- a CDS encoding ROK family protein: MGSVKLFGGIEGGGTKFNCVVGTSPDDIRREERFATTTPDATLDKAIRFFQQAEADFGRLSSLGIACFGPADVQPASPTFGFILPTTKPHWSNFNVVGKIRSAFDIPIAFDTDVNGAAFGEWTWGAAQGLDTFIYLTIGTGIGGGGLVNGKLLHGLLHPEMGHIRIPHDKSRDPFEGICPFHKDCFEGLASGPAIEKRWGQKGETLPPEHPAWDLEARYIALALANFIVTLSPQRIIIGGGVSGQKFLFPMIRDQVKTILNKYVQSSAVAENIDAYIVPPALGTRSGVLGAIALAQKA; the protein is encoded by the coding sequence ATGGGGTCCGTAAAACTTTTCGGCGGCATCGAGGGCGGCGGCACAAAATTCAACTGCGTCGTGGGAACCTCTCCCGACGACATTCGCCGCGAGGAGCGCTTCGCCACCACAACCCCAGACGCAACGCTGGATAAAGCGATTCGATTCTTCCAACAAGCCGAAGCGGATTTTGGCAGACTCTCTTCATTGGGGATTGCGTGCTTCGGTCCTGCCGACGTTCAGCCTGCCTCGCCCACCTTCGGCTTTATCCTCCCGACGACAAAACCCCACTGGTCGAATTTCAACGTAGTCGGCAAGATACGATCCGCATTCGACATTCCCATCGCCTTCGACACCGACGTCAACGGCGCGGCATTCGGCGAGTGGACATGGGGCGCCGCGCAAGGCTTGGACACGTTCATCTACTTGACGATTGGCACAGGCATCGGCGGAGGCGGACTCGTCAACGGCAAACTCCTGCACGGACTCCTCCACCCCGAAATGGGACACATCCGCATCCCGCATGACAAATCGCGTGATCCGTTTGAGGGAATCTGTCCGTTTCACAAAGATTGTTTCGAGGGGCTGGCGTCGGGTCCCGCCATCGAAAAACGTTGGGGTCAAAAAGGCGAAACGCTCCCGCCTGAACATCCCGCTTGGGATCTGGAAGCGCGCTACATCGCGCTGGCTCTCGCAAATTTCATCGTGACTCTTTCTCCTCAACGCATCATCATCGGCGGCGGAGTTTCAGGGCAAAAGTTTCTATTCCCCATGATCCGCGATCAGGTGAAAACAATCTTGAACAAATATGTACAATCATCGGCAGTCGCGGAAAATATTGACGCGTACATCGTCCCACCCGCGCTGGGGACTCGTTCGGGAGTGTTAGGCGCGATCGCGTTGGCGCAAAAGGCATGA
- a CDS encoding Fic family protein — protein sequence MNPQDFVSPAAGQAIRSPKGYWAFIPASLPPALNWTAGLVSLAGEAERALAELSTVGKSFPAPHVLTSSFIRQEAVMSSRIEGTQATLEEIYQYEAGVPATQPKSDAREVHNYVSALDHGIARLNTLPVSLRLIRELHEQLMNGVRGDLWTPGEFRRSQNWIGPAGSTLESAPYVPPPVDEMLESLNRLERYIHAPSDIPPIARVGLIHYQFEAIHPFLDGNGRVGRLLIVLLLCQWELLPQPLLYLSHYFERHRSEYYARLLGVSQQGKWEEWLTFFLVGVRDQSRDATIRIQRLQTLRETYYSKFAAERKTAQLQQLVDFLIGHPIVTISQAQTALKVKDFKTAQRYIAKMQEAKILTEITGKSRYRLFRANELLRAIEEPVG from the coding sequence GTGAATCCACAAGATTTCGTCTCCCCCGCCGCAGGACAGGCAATCCGAAGCCCAAAGGGATATTGGGCATTCATCCCCGCGTCTCTGCCTCCCGCCCTAAACTGGACCGCGGGACTCGTCTCGCTGGCTGGCGAAGCGGAACGCGCGCTGGCGGAACTTTCGACGGTCGGAAAATCCTTCCCCGCGCCGCACGTGCTGACCAGTTCATTCATCAGGCAGGAAGCGGTCATGTCCTCGCGCATCGAGGGGACACAAGCCACCTTGGAGGAAATCTATCAATACGAAGCGGGAGTCCCTGCCACACAACCCAAGTCTGATGCGAGAGAAGTCCATAATTATGTGTCCGCGCTCGATCATGGAATAGCGCGATTGAACACACTGCCCGTCAGCCTGCGATTGATCCGTGAATTGCACGAGCAATTGATGAATGGCGTGCGCGGCGACCTGTGGACGCCTGGCGAATTCCGCCGCTCACAAAACTGGATCGGCCCTGCGGGAAGCACGCTTGAGTCTGCTCCTTACGTGCCGCCTCCTGTGGATGAGATGCTCGAGTCGCTCAATCGACTGGAACGATACATCCACGCGCCTTCGGATATTCCGCCCATCGCGCGGGTTGGGTTGATTCACTATCAGTTCGAAGCGATTCATCCTTTCCTTGATGGCAATGGGCGCGTGGGGCGACTGCTCATCGTTCTTCTGTTATGCCAATGGGAATTGTTGCCTCAGCCTTTGCTGTATTTGAGCCATTACTTCGAGAGACATCGAAGCGAGTATTACGCCCGCCTGCTTGGGGTCAGTCAGCAGGGCAAATGGGAGGAATGGCTCACATTTTTTCTGGTCGGCGTGCGCGACCAATCGCGTGACGCGACCATCCGTATTCAGAGATTGCAAACCTTACGGGAAACATACTATTCGAAATTTGCGGCTGAACGCAAGACCGCTCAACTCCAACAATTGGTGGATTTTCTCATCGGGCATCCCATTGTCACCATCTCACAAGCGCAGACCGCGTTGAAAGTAAAAGATTTCAAAACCGCTCAAAGATATATCGCCAAAATGCAAGAGGCTAAGATATTAACCGAGATCACAGGCAAATCGCGCTATCGGCTGTTCCGCGCGAATGAACTATTGAGAGCGATTGAAGAGCCAGTCGGCTGA
- a CDS encoding pantoate--beta-alanine ligase translates to MRTVSTLDELRETRLSFDGTVGLVPTMGFLHDGHLSLIRRARDECQRVVVSIFVNPTQFGPKEDLAKYPRDLERDLHLIEPFTDLVWTPSAESMYPTGFQTWVEVEAMTRPLEGAMRPGHFKGVTTVVAKLFNAVQPHKAYFGQKDAQQVAVIRRMVRDLNFPVEIIVCPTTREPDGLAMSSRNVYLGADQRKAATVLFRSLSAAKELYEAGERDAEKVRGKMKEVLASEPLAEPQYISCADYDLLEELDVIRGKTLLSMAVFIGKTRLIDNFVLG, encoded by the coding sequence ATGCGAACAGTCTCTACACTGGATGAACTAAGGGAAACCCGCCTCTCTTTCGACGGGACGGTTGGTCTGGTCCCTACGATGGGATTCCTCCACGACGGGCATCTCTCGCTCATCCGCCGCGCAAGGGACGAGTGCCAGCGCGTCGTGGTCTCCATCTTCGTCAACCCGACTCAGTTCGGACCGAAGGAAGACCTCGCCAAGTATCCCCGTGATTTAGAGCGTGATTTACACCTGATCGAGCCGTTCACCGACCTTGTGTGGACTCCGTCAGCGGAGAGCATGTATCCTACGGGCTTCCAGACGTGGGTGGAGGTCGAAGCGATGACCCGTCCGCTCGAAGGGGCGATGCGACCAGGTCACTTCAAAGGTGTGACAACCGTTGTGGCTAAGTTGTTCAACGCCGTCCAGCCGCACAAGGCATACTTCGGTCAAAAGGACGCGCAACAAGTTGCCGTCATCCGCCGAATGGTGCGCGATCTGAATTTCCCCGTCGAGATTATCGTTTGCCCAACGACGCGCGAACCTGACGGCTTGGCGATGTCGAGCCGCAACGTGTACTTGGGCGCCGACCAACGCAAAGCCGCGACGGTGTTATTCCGTTCGTTGAGCGCGGCGAAGGAACTGTATGAGGCAGGCGAGAGGGATGCAGAGAAAGTAAGAGGAAAGATGAAAGAGGTGTTGGCGAGCGAGCCGCTGGCTGAACCACAATACATCTCCTGCGCCGATTACGACTTGCTCGAAGAGTTGGATGTGATTCGAGGAAAGACATTGCTCTCGATGGCAGTCTTCATTGGCAAGACAAGGTTGATTGATAATTTTGTGTTAGGATGA
- a CDS encoding DUF2283 domain-containing protein: MTTPTTNYDETSDTLYISFAPSEKATGVELNEHILLRIDKEKRKAVGVTLLNYSVLVQRADFGPRSFPLTGLTQLSDETREIVLSILGTSPVREILSLSTYTPSFTESIPITLLHLPASQAA; encoded by the coding sequence ATGACAACTCCAACTACAAATTACGACGAAACCAGCGATACTTTGTATATTTCATTCGCCCCAAGCGAGAAGGCAACTGGCGTCGAACTGAATGAACACATTCTTCTCCGCATTGACAAGGAGAAGCGTAAGGCGGTTGGCGTCACCCTCCTGAATTATTCTGTCCTCGTTCAACGGGCGGATTTCGGTCCGCGCAGTTTTCCGCTCACGGGGCTGACGCAGTTATCCGATGAAACTCGCGAAATTGTTCTCTCTATTTTGGGAACTTCGCCAGTGAGGGAGATTCTGTCCCTCTCAACGTACACCCCATCTTTTACCGAATCGATTCCCATCACACTTCTTCATCTTCCAGCATCGCAAGCCGCGTAA
- a CDS encoding PD40 domain-containing protein — protein MNKRIRIFTAIIILVLSILACGVPSNGADSPPSATEPPSSSDQVATVVASTMQALTPVSPDSPTPQPAGLLPHSLYFVNNDNAGIAQVFRLETDGKTTTQITFEPSAVGHYDVSRIDGSVVYVSNNQLLLINADGSGRRVLVDGGPVDPDYRYAEGINNPAFSPDGQTIAFGHRGLVLYAVSTGVSNMVLENVTGDISGGLGPGQMYVPQRYSPDGMMILITVAIPNSDGVSSGIYYPAADLLLPVNGEDGAAVCCGEQGWAWDSSALYAGVSSVGMFGSGLWRIDASSGNMITLLPTESGGSYNLASNPYLAPDGQLYYFFANAPATEEFVSRAPLQIVRSAPDGVTGRTVLLPETFELMNEALWAPDASFVIAAIAPSDQIYQGGALELFYTHAEAGFLTLAPFGQQLKWGP, from the coding sequence ATGAATAAACGCATACGCATTTTCACCGCGATCATCATTCTCGTATTATCCATCCTCGCGTGCGGAGTCCCCTCGAACGGCGCAGACAGCCCCCCGTCCGCGACGGAACCGCCTTCATCGAGCGATCAAGTCGCCACCGTAGTCGCATCCACCATGCAGGCGTTGACTCCCGTGTCTCCCGATTCTCCAACGCCGCAACCAGCAGGCTTACTTCCACACTCGCTTTATTTCGTCAACAATGACAACGCGGGCATCGCGCAAGTCTTTCGACTCGAAACCGACGGAAAGACAACCACGCAGATCACGTTCGAGCCGAGCGCCGTCGGTCATTATGACGTCTCTCGTATAGACGGAAGCGTTGTGTATGTGTCGAACAATCAATTACTGCTCATCAATGCCGATGGTTCAGGCCGGCGTGTGCTGGTAGATGGCGGACCCGTGGACCCGGATTACCGATATGCCGAGGGAATCAACAACCCCGCCTTTTCACCGGACGGGCAGACGATTGCCTTCGGGCATAGAGGCTTGGTTCTATATGCGGTGTCAACGGGCGTTTCCAATATGGTGTTGGAAAACGTGACCGGCGACATCAGCGGCGGTCTTGGACCCGGTCAAATGTACGTCCCGCAACGATACTCACCCGATGGAATGATGATCCTCATTACAGTCGCCATTCCAAACAGCGACGGCGTCTCGTCTGGAATCTATTACCCTGCCGCAGATTTGCTCCTGCCTGTGAATGGTGAAGACGGCGCGGCAGTCTGCTGTGGCGAACAAGGCTGGGCTTGGGATAGTTCGGCGTTATATGCGGGCGTCTCGTCTGTTGGGATGTTTGGCTCCGGTCTGTGGCGGATAGACGCGTCCAGCGGGAATATGATCACCCTTCTGCCTACCGAATCGGGCGGCAGTTATAACCTCGCTTCGAATCCGTATCTCGCGCCCGACGGTCAACTGTATTACTTTTTTGCCAATGCGCCTGCAACCGAGGAGTTCGTCAGCCGCGCGCCGTTGCAAATTGTCCGCTCGGCTCCCGATGGCGTAACGGGCAGAACGGTCTTATTGCCCGAAACCTTTGAACTCATGAACGAAGCCCTCTGGGCGCCCGACGCCAGTTTTGTCATCGCGGCAATCGCGCCCTCCGATCAAATTTATCAAGGCGGCGCGCTCGAACTTTTTTACACGCACGCCGAAGCGGGCTTCCTCACGCTCGCGCCGTTCGGTCAGCAACTCAAATGGGGTCCGTAA
- a CDS encoding HEPN domain-containing protein: MDAKRTLTRKWVMKARRDLLSAKKLARGKDSYLDTAIYHCQQTAEKVIKGWLVYHDLSFEKTHDLRLLVTMASEVEPKFTSWFDVAEQVSPYATAYRYPGETLEPTEEEYQKAYKAASEFYQFVCSLLPAEVSAP, encoded by the coding sequence ATGGACGCGAAACGCACACTCACGCGTAAATGGGTGATGAAAGCGCGGCGCGATCTGCTGTCCGCGAAAAAACTTGCGCGCGGCAAAGACTCCTATTTAGATACGGCAATCTATCATTGCCAGCAAACAGCGGAGAAGGTCATCAAAGGCTGGCTTGTTTACCACGACCTCTCTTTTGAAAAGACACATGATTTGCGCTTACTGGTAACGATGGCATCAGAAGTGGAGCCAAAGTTCACTTCGTGGTTCGATGTTGCTGAACAAGTCTCACCATACGCGACAGCGTATCGCTATCCTGGGGAAACTCTGGAGCCAACTGAGGAGGAATATCAAAAGGCATATAAAGCGGCGAGCGAATTCTATCAATTTGTTTGTTCGCTATTGCCTGCTGAAGTTAGCGCTCCATAA
- a CDS encoding nucleotidyltransferase domain-containing protein, whose product MKKIPVALRKEVVERLVNEFQPETIYLFGSHAWGEPRSGSDMDLLVIVKNSRQKPIQRAVRAQRSLRGVKAPVDVLVKTRSEFERFVSVKASLEAQITREGKLLYGRETHTHA is encoded by the coding sequence ATGAAAAAGATACCTGTTGCTTTGCGAAAAGAAGTGGTGGAACGTTTGGTGAATGAGTTTCAACCTGAAACCATTTACCTCTTTGGTTCACACGCTTGGGGCGAACCTCGATCGGGTAGCGACATGGATCTGCTTGTGATCGTAAAGAATAGCCGCCAAAAACCCATCCAGCGGGCGGTGCGGGCACAGCGAAGCTTACGGGGCGTGAAGGCGCCTGTGGATGTGTTGGTGAAAACGCGGAGTGAATTCGAACGATTTGTTTCGGTGAAGGCTTCGTTAGAAGCGCAAATTACGCGCGAAGGCAAACTGCTGTATGGACGCGAAACGCACACTCACGCGTAA